A genomic window from Zalophus californianus isolate mZalCal1 chromosome 13, mZalCal1.pri.v2, whole genome shotgun sequence includes:
- the LOC113934084 gene encoding putative uncharacterized protein ENSP00000383309 — MPRCEIKCRSDREEEQSPQPCGSPHVTCPPGPLLHPASDGNGLRCRLQRREGEGHCTKEHPVLVTPFGEPSRTDVQKLRERHCGRWCRETANCQGPCPAVREDRSALERIRPPSLRQRPRRPSSAKEPAAWCAAAGAADRGSRAAQETSKPPQRGSPSTTKSKGLPAASRLAACPEASSGESPADQNRPPPPATPPAVLSRGTAPQHPPNLGCRPSRPLSSFYPMSQKLARLESGSNLLRHPHHQSQARQSVTSESIS; from the exons ATGCCCCGCTGCGAAATCAAGTGCCGCAGTGACAGG GAAGAAGAGCAGTCTCCCCAACCCTGCGGTTCTCCCCATGTGACCTGCCCTCCGGGACCCCTTCTACACCCGGCCTCGGATGGAAACGGGCTGAGATGCAGGCTGCAAAGGAGGGAAGGCG aaggcCACTGTACGAAGGAACACCCAGTACTCGTCACTCCCTTTGGCGAACCCAGCAGAACAGACGTGCAGAAACTCAGGGAAAGG CATTGTGGCAGGTGGTGCCGAGAAACAGCCAACTGCCAGGGACCATGCCCTGCGGTGAGGGAGGACCGTTCTGCCCTGGAGAGGATTCGGCCTCCATCCCTCAGGCAGAGACCCAGGAGGCCATCATCGGCCAAGGAGCCTGCGGCCTGGTGTGCGGCAGCGGGAGCCGCGGACAGGGGCAGCAGAGCGGCTCAGGAGACCTCCAAGCCACCCCAGAGGGGCTCACCAAGCACCACCAAGTCTAAGGGGCTGCCTGCTGCCTCCAGGCTGGCAGCCTGTCCTGAAGCCTCGTCTGGGGAAAGTCCTGCTGATCAGAACAGGCCCCCGCCACCTGCCACTCCGCCAGCTGTGCTTAGCAGGGGGACagccccccagcaccccccaaACCTGGGCTGCCGGCCTTCCAGGCCCCTCTCTTCTTTTTACCCCATGAGTCAAAAGCTCGCCAGGCTTGAGTCTGGCTCAAATCTTCTAAGGCATCCCCATCACCAGTCTCAGGCCAGGCAGAGCGTCACCTCAGAAAGCATTAGCTGA